A section of the Rummeliibacillus pycnus genome encodes:
- a CDS encoding DUF72 domain-containing protein has product MIHIGLTGWGDHPSLYSQTTTSRDKLYDYSGHFPVVELDTSFYSIPTVGNVQKWIAETPKHFQFVVKAYQGMTGHLRDENPYGNTQEMFDAFKEAIHIFKKAGKLALILVQFPPWFDCQQKNVQYIRYIKEQLAEFPIAIEFRNRTWYSAQFMDGTLNFLKQQGLFHTVCDEPQVGEGSVPLVPISTGDKVLFRIHGRNVHGWRNPGNNEQWRKVRFLYDYTTEELASLKEKVEQLQNTAKEVYVLFNNNSGHHAAGNAKTLQKMLGIEYHNLSPKQLDFFEGAD; this is encoded by the coding sequence ATGATCCATATCGGTTTAACTGGATGGGGAGATCATCCAAGTTTATATAGTCAAACTACCACTTCAAGAGATAAGTTGTACGATTATAGTGGCCATTTTCCAGTTGTAGAATTAGATACGTCTTTCTATTCGATACCAACAGTTGGTAATGTGCAAAAATGGATTGCAGAAACGCCAAAACATTTTCAGTTTGTTGTGAAAGCGTATCAGGGGATGACTGGACATTTACGTGATGAAAATCCATATGGTAATACACAAGAAATGTTCGATGCTTTTAAAGAAGCAATACATATATTTAAGAAGGCAGGGAAATTAGCGCTTATTTTGGTACAGTTTCCGCCATGGTTTGATTGTCAGCAAAAAAATGTTCAATATATCCGATATATTAAGGAACAACTTGCTGAATTTCCAATTGCAATCGAATTTCGCAATCGCACTTGGTATAGTGCGCAATTTATGGATGGTACGCTTAATTTTCTAAAACAACAGGGGCTTTTTCATACAGTTTGTGATGAACCTCAAGTAGGTGAAGGTTCTGTTCCTCTTGTACCGATTTCAACTGGAGATAAGGTATTATTCCGTATTCATGGCCGAAATGTACACGGCTGGCGTAATCCAGGCAATAATGAGCAGTGGAGAAAAGTTCGTTTTCTCTATGATTATACAACCGAAGAGTTGGCTAGTTTGAAAGAAAAGGTTGAACAATTACAAAATACTGCTAAAGAAGTCTATGTTTTATTTAATAATAACTCTGGTCATCATGCAGCTGGTAATGCAAAAACATTACAGAAAATGCTTGGAATTGAATACCATAACTTGTCGCCAAAACAATTAGACTTTTTTGAAGGAGCAGATTAA
- the sufU gene encoding Fe-S cluster assembly sulfur transfer protein SufU — protein MSMNKLDQLYRSVIMDHYKKPRNKGVIDDSNVSIDMNNPTCGDRIHLSLQVEDGVVVDAKFEGEGCSISMSSASMMTQAIKGKTTKEAVELAHVFSEMMLGHEHDDSLDLGDVEALSGVSQFPARIKCATLSWKAMEKGIKESNL, from the coding sequence ATGTCAATGAATAAATTAGATCAACTATATCGTTCTGTCATTATGGATCATTATAAAAAACCACGTAACAAAGGTGTAATTGATGATTCTAATGTTTCAATCGATATGAATAACCCTACTTGTGGGGATCGCATACACTTATCATTACAAGTAGAAGATGGTGTAGTAGTCGATGCAAAATTTGAAGGTGAAGGCTGTTCAATCTCAATGTCTTCTGCTTCAATGATGACGCAAGCGATTAAAGGTAAAACAACTAAAGAAGCTGTAGAATTAGCACATGTCTTCTCAGAAATGATGCTTGGACATGAGCATGATGATTCACTAGACCTTGGAGATGTAGAAGCACTTTCAGGTGTTTCACAATTCCCTGCACGTATTAAATGTGCAACACTTTCTTGGAAAGCAATGGAAAAAGGTATTAAAGAATCGAACTTATAA
- a CDS encoding sulfite exporter TauE/SafE family protein encodes MEYILLVIIGLCSGIIGALIGLGGGVILVPATLFIGLTLGMIPDLTPQKVVGLSVVMMIATGLASTLSYMKSKTVDYKSGFIFFIGSGPGTILGAYINKGIDLPSFNLYFGILLIILAIILLIRDHIKPLQWFVKHGKKQTFIDSKDGKSYEYGYPIWFALFLNFMIGFASGLFGIGGGSMIVPAMIILFLFPPHVAIATSMFMVFLSSIVNSASHIYLGHVPWLYTIPVIPGAYIGAKLGAALNKRLKSNTLVILLRIILLLLGIRSIYEGLF; translated from the coding sequence ATGGAATATATTTTACTGGTGATAATTGGGTTATGCTCAGGAATAATTGGCGCACTGATCGGACTAGGTGGAGGAGTAATCTTAGTCCCTGCTACTTTGTTTATTGGACTAACGCTAGGGATGATCCCTGACTTAACTCCTCAAAAAGTTGTAGGATTATCTGTAGTAATGATGATTGCAACTGGTTTAGCTTCTACACTATCGTATATGAAATCGAAAACGGTTGATTATAAGAGCGGATTTATCTTCTTTATAGGAAGTGGACCAGGAACAATTTTAGGTGCATATATCAACAAAGGAATAGATTTGCCATCTTTTAACTTATACTTTGGTATATTACTAATCATTTTAGCAATCATATTACTTATTCGAGATCATATTAAACCGTTGCAGTGGTTTGTCAAACATGGAAAGAAACAAACTTTTATCGATTCAAAAGATGGGAAAAGTTATGAATACGGTTATCCAATTTGGTTTGCCCTATTCTTAAACTTTATGATTGGTTTTGCATCTGGTTTATTTGGTATTGGTGGGGGATCGATGATTGTGCCAGCCATGATTATTTTATTTTTATTCCCTCCTCATGTGGCTATTGCAACATCAATGTTTATGGTATTTTTATCGTCTATTGTTAACTCAGCCAGCCATATTTATCTTGGGCATGTACCATGGTTATATACAATTCCAGTAATACCAGGAGCATATATAGGAGCAAAATTAGGAGCCGCATTGAATAAGCGACTTAAGTCAAATACTTTGGTAATCCTATTACGAATTATATTATTGTTACTCGGAATACGATCCATTTATGAAGGATTATTCTGA
- the sufB gene encoding Fe-S cluster assembly protein SufB: protein MAKQMPEIGDYEYGFHDKDVSIFRTERGLTPEIVKEISKMKNEPQWMLDFRLKSLDVFYSKPMPQWGGDLSALNFDEITYYVKPSEATQKSWDEVPAEIKATFDKLGIPEAEQKYLAGVSAQYESEVVYHNMKEELEGLGVIFKDTDSALRENEDIFKEYFGKAIPPNDNKFAALNSAVWSGGSFIYVPKGVVLETPLQAYFRINSENMGQFERTLIIVDEGASVHYVEGCTAPVYTTSSLHSAVVEIFIKKDAYCRYTTIQNWANNVYNLVTKRATCEENATMEWIDGNIGSKLTMKYPACILKGEGARGMTLSIAIAGRGQNQDTGAKMIHLAPNTSSTIVSKSISKHGGNVTYRGQVKFGKKATNARANVECDTLIMDNQSTSDTIPYNEVMNDQIALEHEAKVSKVSEEQLFYLMSRGVSEQEATEMIVMGFIEPFTKELPMEYAVEMNRLIKFEMEGSIG from the coding sequence ATGGCTAAACAAATGCCTGAAATTGGCGATTACGAGTACGGCTTCCATGATAAAGACGTATCCATTTTCCGTACAGAACGTGGGCTAACTCCTGAAATCGTTAAAGAAATTTCAAAAATGAAAAATGAGCCACAATGGATGTTAGATTTCCGTTTGAAATCATTGGACGTTTTCTATTCAAAACCAATGCCTCAATGGGGTGGCGATTTATCTGCACTTAACTTCGATGAAATTACTTACTATGTAAAACCATCTGAAGCAACTCAAAAATCTTGGGATGAAGTACCAGCAGAAATCAAAGCTACATTCGATAAACTAGGTATTCCTGAAGCAGAACAAAAATATCTTGCTGGTGTATCAGCTCAATATGAATCAGAAGTAGTTTATCATAACATGAAAGAAGAACTTGAAGGATTAGGCGTTATCTTCAAGGATACTGACTCAGCTCTTCGTGAAAATGAAGATATTTTCAAAGAATACTTTGGTAAAGCTATCCCACCGAATGACAACAAGTTCGCAGCACTTAACTCAGCTGTATGGTCTGGTGGATCATTCATCTATGTTCCAAAAGGCGTTGTTCTTGAAACACCACTACAAGCTTACTTCCGTATTAACTCTGAAAATATGGGACAATTCGAACGTACATTAATTATTGTTGATGAAGGTGCAAGTGTACACTATGTTGAAGGTTGTACTGCACCAGTTTATACAACAAGTTCACTGCACAGTGCGGTTGTAGAAATCTTCATTAAAAAAGATGCGTATTGCCGTTATACAACAATCCAAAACTGGGCAAATAACGTGTATAACTTAGTGACAAAACGTGCTACATGTGAAGAAAATGCCACAATGGAATGGATTGATGGTAACATCGGTTCTAAACTTACAATGAAATACCCAGCTTGTATCTTAAAAGGTGAAGGCGCTCGTGGTATGACGTTATCAATTGCTATCGCTGGTCGTGGTCAAAACCAAGATACAGGTGCAAAAATGATTCATCTAGCTCCAAATACATCTTCAACTATCGTTTCTAAATCTATTTCAAAACACGGTGGTAACGTAACATATCGTGGTCAAGTGAAATTTGGTAAAAAAGCGACAAATGCTCGTGCGAATGTTGAATGTGATACTCTAATCATGGATAATCAATCTACTTCAGATACAATTCCATACAATGAAGTAATGAATGATCAAATTGCTCTTGAACATGAAGCAAAAGTTTCTAAAGTGTCTGAAGAACAATTATTCTACTTGATGAGCCGTGGTGTTTCTGAACAAGAAGCAACAGAAATGATCGTAATGGGCTTCATCGAACCATTCACAAAAGAACTTCCAATGGAATATGCTGTTGAAATGAACAGATTGATCAAATTCGAAATGGAAGGTTCTATTGGCTAA
- a CDS encoding cysteine desulfurase: MIKTDIRSYFPILDQEVNGHPLVYLDSAATTQKPIQVMEAVKHYYEYENSNVHRGVHTLGNRATDAYEGAREKVRKFINAKSTEEIIFTKGTTASLNMVAASFGRANVGEGDEIVITYMEHHSNLIPWQQLAKEKNATLKYIDMNPDGTLSMDKVEEAITDKTKIVSIAFASNVLGTVNPIKEIAAVAHKHGAVMVVDGAQGVPHFKTDVQDLDCDFLAFSGHKMCGPTGIGVLYGKKELLENMEPLDFGGEMISTVGLYESTWADLPWKFEGGTPNIAGAIGLGAAIDFLEEIGMDNIIEHEHNLSRYAIEQLSAIDGVSIYGPHDPKKRSGLVTFNIDGVHPHDVATVLDMEGIAVRAGHHCAQPLMKWLECTATARASFYVYNTEADIDRLVEGLRAAKEYFADVNE, from the coding sequence TATATCTTGATAGTGCAGCTACAACACAAAAGCCTATACAAGTTATGGAAGCTGTTAAACATTACTATGAATATGAAAACTCTAATGTCCACCGCGGTGTCCATACATTAGGAAATCGTGCTACAGATGCTTATGAAGGAGCACGAGAAAAAGTTCGTAAGTTTATCAATGCAAAGTCAACAGAAGAAATAATTTTCACTAAAGGTACTACTGCTAGTTTGAATATGGTTGCTGCTAGTTTCGGTCGTGCGAATGTAGGAGAAGGCGATGAAATCGTCATCACTTACATGGAACATCACTCGAACTTAATCCCATGGCAACAATTAGCGAAAGAAAAAAATGCAACACTTAAATATATTGATATGAATCCAGATGGGACTTTATCAATGGACAAAGTAGAAGAAGCAATTACAGACAAAACAAAGATTGTTTCGATTGCATTTGCTTCTAACGTTTTAGGGACTGTAAACCCTATTAAAGAAATTGCCGCTGTTGCACATAAACATGGTGCAGTAATGGTAGTTGATGGTGCACAAGGTGTACCGCATTTTAAAACAGATGTTCAAGATTTAGACTGTGATTTCTTGGCATTTTCTGGACATAAAATGTGCGGCCCAACTGGTATTGGTGTATTATATGGTAAAAAAGAGCTCCTAGAAAACATGGAACCACTTGATTTTGGTGGTGAAATGATCAGTACTGTTGGATTATATGAATCTACATGGGCTGACCTTCCTTGGAAATTTGAAGGTGGAACACCTAATATTGCTGGAGCAATTGGTTTAGGTGCTGCTATTGATTTCTTAGAAGAAATTGGTATGGACAATATCATCGAACATGAGCATAATTTATCTCGTTACGCTATTGAACAATTAAGTGCAATAGATGGAGTATCTATTTATGGCCCACATGATCCGAAGAAACGTTCTGGACTTGTGACATTTAATATAGATGGCGTTCATCCTCATGATGTTGCAACAGTACTAGATATGGAAGGAATAGCTGTTCGTGCAGGGCACCATTGTGCTCAACCATTGATGAAATGGTTAGAATGTACAGCAACAGCTCGTGCTAGCTTCTATGTTTATAATACTGAAGCAGACATTGATCGACTTGTTGAAGGGTTGCGTGCCGCGAAGGAGTATTTTGCTGATGTCAATGAATAA
- the lipA gene encoding lipoyl synthase: MTSCKPTKEEHIKKPDWLKIKLNTNEEYKGLKKLMREKNLHTVCEEAKCPNIHECWGERRTATFMILGDVCTRACRFCAVKTGLPNELDLAEPERVADSVQLMNLKHVVITVVARDDLKDGGAGVLAETVRAIRRKNPFTSIEVLPSDMGGVKENLQILMDAKPDILNHNIETVRRLSPRVRARATYDRSLEFLRRAKEMQPDIPTKSSLMIGLGETEEEIIEVMDDLRANNVDIMTIGQYLQPTKKHLPVKKYYSPLEFGKLRKIAMSKGFKHCEAGPLVRSSYHADEQVNAATKQKQSLGENA; this comes from the coding sequence GTGACATCATGTAAACCAACTAAAGAAGAACATATTAAAAAACCAGATTGGCTTAAGATAAAACTAAATACGAACGAAGAATATAAAGGCTTAAAAAAACTAATGCGAGAAAAGAACTTACATACGGTTTGTGAGGAAGCAAAGTGTCCTAACATTCACGAATGCTGGGGAGAACGACGTACAGCTACTTTTATGATTCTAGGTGATGTATGTACACGTGCCTGTCGCTTTTGTGCAGTGAAAACAGGTCTTCCAAACGAACTTGACCTAGCAGAACCAGAACGAGTAGCCGATTCAGTTCAACTGATGAATTTGAAACATGTTGTTATTACAGTGGTAGCACGTGATGACTTAAAAGATGGTGGAGCAGGTGTTCTTGCTGAAACTGTCCGTGCAATTCGCCGCAAAAATCCTTTTACATCTATTGAAGTATTACCTTCCGATATGGGGGGAGTAAAAGAAAACTTGCAAATTCTAATGGATGCTAAACCTGATATCTTGAATCATAATATAGAGACGGTACGACGTTTATCACCAAGAGTTCGCGCACGTGCAACATACGATCGTTCTTTAGAATTTCTACGCCGTGCAAAAGAAATGCAACCAGATATTCCAACAAAATCTTCATTGATGATAGGACTTGGTGAAACGGAAGAGGAAATTATTGAAGTAATGGATGACTTACGCGCAAACAATGTAGATATTATGACAATAGGTCAATACCTACAACCAACAAAAAAACATTTACCTGTAAAGAAATACTATTCACCATTAGAATTTGGTAAGCTTCGTAAAATTGCGATGTCTAAAGGCTTCAAACATTGTGAAGCTGGGCCACTAGTACGTAGTAGTTACCATGCTGATGAACAGGTAAATGCAGCAACAAAGCAAAAACAATCACTTGGCGAAAATGCGTAA
- a CDS encoding VOC family protein has translation MHLIATVSVLLVSDIELSRLFYQTVLSCEDIDGILYRDDCGLAIKLVQAEKIEDVKPNRNLWNVFSYVEDEERLDILFKEAKLHGALFAYYPKESVIEGERLKEFAIRDLDGYLIGFGTTIHS, from the coding sequence ATGCATTTGATAGCAACCGTCAGTGTACTACTGGTTTCAGATATTGAATTATCAAGACTCTTCTATCAAACAGTTTTAAGCTGTGAAGATATTGATGGTATTCTTTATAGAGACGATTGTGGACTAGCCATAAAGTTAGTGCAAGCGGAAAAAATTGAAGATGTTAAACCAAATCGGAATTTATGGAATGTTTTTAGTTATGTGGAAGATGAAGAACGATTAGATATATTATTTAAGGAAGCGAAATTGCATGGGGCGCTTTTTGCCTATTATCCAAAAGAAAGTGTGATTGAAGGAGAGCGGTTAAAAGAATTTGCAATTCGAGATTTGGATGGTTATTTAATTGGTTTTGGTACTACTATTCATTCATAA
- a CDS encoding bifunctional metallophosphatase/5'-nucleotidase, which translates to MLETIHLYHTNDLHSHFTYWPRIQKLLTERKKWHEDTGDSCYIFDIGDFIDRSHIYSEATLGKGNIQLLNDALYDAITIGNNEGITLSKANLNELYNDAKFDVIVGNLKTENKIPDWAKPYRIYKTANGTKIGVIAATAEFRTYYEPLGWTIEDPLPVLQEIATEIHPLVDILLCMSHLGIHMDEQLAVLCPEIDVIFGSHTHHVLHEGKLVGNTLLTGGGKFGFFVGHTQIQFDENKKCIVDKKTELYRTSDMTPILDEEQFNHILIEKGKALLNHPVFEANHYLNKEWYHHSALSRFFAKGLLQFSKADCALFNAGIFLRDLPKGKVTAYDVHQCLPHPINACVITLTGKELKEVLKIAEQSLDWPRTELKGLGFRGVVLGKILTYGCSINSNGELIVNGKKALESQAYNLVTLDMFTFGYFFPQFKNLSKTYLLPQFLRDILISYGQIYNKSNKS; encoded by the coding sequence ATGTTAGAAACAATTCATTTATATCATACAAATGATCTGCATAGCCATTTCACTTATTGGCCAAGGATTCAGAAATTATTGACCGAACGTAAAAAGTGGCATGAAGATACAGGAGATAGTTGTTATATTTTTGATATTGGTGATTTTATAGACCGTTCACATATTTATTCAGAAGCAACACTAGGTAAAGGTAATATTCAATTGTTAAACGATGCGTTATATGATGCAATTACTATTGGTAATAACGAAGGGATTACATTATCAAAAGCAAATTTAAATGAGTTGTATAACGATGCAAAATTTGATGTCATAGTAGGAAATTTAAAAACGGAAAACAAAATTCCTGATTGGGCAAAACCATATCGTATTTATAAAACAGCAAATGGAACGAAGATTGGTGTCATTGCTGCTACTGCAGAATTTCGCACATATTATGAACCGTTAGGATGGACAATCGAAGATCCACTACCTGTATTACAAGAAATCGCAACGGAAATACATCCCTTAGTAGATATTCTATTATGTATGTCCCATTTAGGAATTCATATGGACGAACAGTTGGCGGTATTGTGCCCTGAAATTGATGTGATTTTTGGTTCACACACACATCATGTGCTACATGAAGGGAAATTAGTTGGAAATACATTGTTAACTGGTGGAGGGAAATTTGGTTTTTTTGTTGGTCATACTCAAATACAATTTGATGAAAATAAAAAGTGCATTGTAGATAAAAAAACGGAACTGTATAGAACTTCTGACATGACGCCAATTTTAGATGAAGAACAATTTAATCATATACTTATAGAAAAAGGAAAGGCATTGTTGAATCATCCAGTTTTTGAAGCCAATCATTATCTAAATAAAGAATGGTATCATCATTCCGCATTATCTCGATTCTTTGCTAAAGGTCTATTACAATTTTCAAAAGCTGATTGTGCATTATTTAATGCTGGAATCTTTTTAAGAGATCTACCTAAAGGTAAGGTTACTGCATATGATGTACATCAATGTTTACCGCATCCTATTAATGCTTGCGTCATTACACTGACAGGAAAAGAATTGAAGGAAGTATTGAAAATTGCAGAGCAATCTTTGGATTGGCCTAGAACCGAATTGAAAGGTTTAGGATTTAGAGGTGTAGTTCTTGGTAAAATATTGACATATGGTTGCTCCATTAATTCAAATGGAGAACTTATTGTAAATGGTAAAAAAGCATTAGAATCACAGGCGTACAATTTAGTGACATTGGATATGTTCACATTCGGATATTTCTTCCCCCAATTTAAAAATTTGTCAAAAACGTACTTGTTACCACAATTTTTACGTGATATTCTGATTTCATATGGACAAATTTATAATAAAAGTAATAAAAGTTAA
- the yunB gene encoding sporulation protein YunB, with protein MKKRKQLFYRKRSRFLPIVVVSLFGCILLIFYYINVKLTPTFMQYAEVETNKIASYVISKAINSRTTNVLESNEVIESEGNNQGMVDTKLNAEVINRIMSETQTLVQSHLEEAEKGNLNHLPKYEGIDYDVDAMEQDGGIVFYVPIGLATSMPLLGNLGPKIPIRFHVIGNVQVNAEREIVEFGINNAYVQISVRTTVNVQIIVPFASKSTTVEQKIPVAISFLKGNVPYIYSKDQSSAQPNIEVPLPTTPPSSSTTSPPPSVNNQ; from the coding sequence ATGAAAAAAAGAAAGCAATTGTTTTATCGGAAACGATCGAGGTTCTTGCCAATAGTAGTAGTTAGTCTTTTCGGGTGTATTTTACTGATTTTTTATTACATCAATGTCAAACTAACCCCCACATTTATGCAATATGCTGAAGTTGAGACAAACAAAATTGCTTCATATGTTATTAGTAAGGCCATAAATTCAAGAACTACTAATGTTTTAGAAAGTAACGAAGTGATTGAAAGTGAAGGAAATAACCAGGGAATGGTCGATACTAAATTGAATGCAGAAGTAATTAACCGTATTATGTCGGAAACACAGACTTTAGTTCAATCACATTTAGAAGAAGCTGAAAAGGGGAATTTAAACCATCTACCAAAATACGAAGGGATAGATTATGATGTTGATGCGATGGAACAAGATGGAGGAATCGTATTTTATGTACCGATTGGATTGGCAACAAGTATGCCGTTACTTGGAAATTTAGGGCCGAAAATACCTATTCGTTTTCATGTTATAGGAAACGTACAAGTTAATGCAGAAAGAGAAATTGTAGAATTTGGTATTAATAATGCTTATGTACAGATTAGTGTGCGAACGACTGTTAACGTACAAATTATTGTTCCTTTTGCAAGTAAGTCAACAACAGTTGAACAAAAAATTCCTGTTGCGATCAGTTTTCTTAAAGGAAATGTTCCTTATATCTATTCAAAAGATCAGTCTTCGGCTCAACCAAACATTGAAGTACCACTACCAACGACACCACCTTCATCATCAACAACATCTCCACCACCGTCTGTAAATAATCAGTAG
- a CDS encoding HD domain-containing phosphohydrolase, giving the protein MRLISTKVLQTGMVIGRTIWNEAGRPLLQKGVKVSDQIIQRLQQLNIQYVYIDDKISANIEIKEAIPRDMRQHAVDQITSSFNKLKNIKGKDVTYCLDQQSKHFSAIIDDLFDNIMNNKEILTVLSDAFLYDNYIYTHSLQVAVYSIAIAKELHYNPVEIRQIGIGAILHDVGKIMIPQEILKKPGRFTNEEYELMKLHTKYGFDLLRNLHTISLLSAHCAFQHHERLDGSGYPRGLLDFEIHPYAKIIAVADVFDAVTSNRVYRKKMLPSRGLDIIKEGSGTLYDEKVVNAFRRCVAYYPNGTCLLLADGRRGIVCKQNRENAERPWIRIFEENGEMLKATYEILLAEHLDILVEKVDVDYLEPVE; this is encoded by the coding sequence ATGCGGTTGATATCAACAAAAGTTTTGCAAACAGGCATGGTTATAGGTAGAACCATTTGGAATGAAGCTGGTAGACCATTGTTGCAAAAAGGTGTGAAAGTATCGGACCAAATTATCCAACGATTACAACAGTTAAATATTCAGTATGTATATATTGATGATAAGATTTCCGCAAATATAGAGATTAAAGAAGCCATACCTAGAGATATGCGCCAACACGCAGTAGATCAAATTACATCATCTTTTAACAAATTAAAAAATATAAAGGGGAAGGATGTAACATATTGTCTTGATCAACAATCAAAACATTTTTCTGCAATAATTGATGATTTGTTCGATAATATAATGAATAACAAAGAGATTTTAACTGTATTAAGTGATGCCTTCCTTTATGATAATTATATATATACCCACTCATTACAAGTTGCAGTTTATTCCATTGCGATTGCAAAAGAGCTACATTACAATCCTGTAGAAATACGACAAATAGGCATTGGTGCAATATTGCATGATGTAGGTAAAATAATGATTCCTCAAGAAATTCTAAAAAAACCAGGACGGTTTACGAATGAGGAATATGAGTTAATGAAATTGCATACGAAATATGGTTTTGATTTACTAAGAAATTTACATACAATCTCTCTTTTATCTGCACATTGTGCATTTCAACATCATGAACGATTAGACGGTAGTGGCTATCCAAGAGGGCTTCTTGATTTTGAAATTCACCCATATGCCAAGATTATTGCAGTAGCAGATGTATTTGATGCAGTTACTTCAAATCGGGTTTATCGAAAAAAAATGCTTCCATCAAGAGGGTTGGATATCATTAAAGAGGGAAGCGGCACATTATACGATGAGAAGGTTGTGAATGCGTTTAGACGGTGCGTAGCATATTATCCTAATGGAACATGTCTGTTATTAGCAGATGGGCGTAGAGGGATTGTGTGCAAGCAAAATAGAGAGAATGCAGAACGTCCATGGATTCGTATCTTTGAAGAAAATGGAGAAATGCTAAAGGCAACCTATGAAATCTTGCTTGCTGAACATTTAGATATTTTAGTTGAAAAGGTCGATGTTGATTACCTAGAGCCAGTCGAATAA